A genomic window from Macadamia integrifolia cultivar HAES 741 unplaced genomic scaffold, SCU_Mint_v3 scaffold115, whole genome shotgun sequence includes:
- the LOC122062964 gene encoding probable serine/threonine-protein kinase WNK9 isoform X1 — translation MNGLPPIEPDYSQFVEVDPTGRYGRYNEILGKGASKTVYRAFDEYEGIEVAWNQVKLYDFLQSPEDLERLYCEIHLLKTLKHKNIMKFYTSWVDTANRNINFVTEMFTSGTLKQYREKHKRVNIRAVKHWCRQILRGLLYLHSHDPPVIHRDLKCDNIFVNGNQGEVKIGDLGLAAILRKSHEAHCVGTPEFMAPEVYEEEYNELVDIYSFGMCILEMVTFEYPYSECTHPAQIYKKVISGKKPDALYKVRDPEVRQFVEKCLVTASQRLSARELLKDPFLQIDEFGSDLRPEFDDVGPLLREPQFMLHNSNSSLTNGYFSGFDHEPENERGYQMSESEPNGIELFTYQEDDHSDDVDISIKGRKREDDEIFLRLRIADKEGRIRNIYFPFDIETDTALSVATEMVAELDITDQDVTKIADMIDGEIASLVPEWKLGPGIDECPLFVSASSSFCHNCASNGSSTGSLTDYISMNNPGANNLQRLQSSLHGCSETHGRFEEITYQVEGSEHYVTEGALILSNHSDETQHADTWAQQEGPELSFESSGETNFDVEHEQVDQLFCSKDERVIGIDNQTELNAKSAMDRLPDHGSIIILSACDSFSDDYYESEIRQEMRWLKAKYHMELRELRDRQLAIKLKASSSRSESKEHNIYNAKTPLHGENNEVNLKSLVSMENLTSYLPVHAQKNFSKSEIQRARHCEANDESSSPEYMATSKSFYTGSLLPQPIHRTTSLPVDAFDV, via the exons ATGAATGGGCTTCCACCGATTGAACCAGATTACTCACAATTTGTCGAAGTTGATCCTACTGGAAGATATGGGAGG TACAATGAAATCCTTGGCAAAGGGGCATCGAAGACAGT TTACAGAGCCTTTGATGAGTATGAAGGGATTGAAGTCGCTTGGAACCAggtaaagctttatgatttcctGCAGAGCCCTGAAGATCTTGAGAGGTTGTACTGCGAAATCCATCTCCTTAAGACATTGAAGCACAAGAATATCATGAAGTTCTATACTTCTTGGGTTGATACTGCAAACAGAAACATAAACTTTGTGACTGAGATGTTCACCTCCGGGACTCTTAAGCA GTACCGGGAGAAGCACAAGAGAGTTAACATTAGAGCGGTGAAGCATTGGTGTAGACAGATCTTGAGAGGTCTTCTCTATCTCCACAGCCATGACCCCCCTGTGATTCACAGAGATCTCAAATGTGACAACATCTTTGTCAATGGGAACCAAGGGGAAGTTAAGATTGGCGATCTGGGTCTCGCTGCAATCCTCCGTAAATCACACGAGGCTCACTGTGTTG GCACACCAGAGTTCATGGCACCTGAAGTATATGAAGAGGAGTACAATGAACTGGTTGATATTTATTCTTTCGGGATGTGCATATTGGAGATGGTAACTTTTGAATATCCATACAGTGAATGCACACATCCTGCCCAGATCTACAAGAAAGTTATATCT GGGAAGAAACCAGATGCTTTGTACAAAGTGAGGGATCCTGAAGTGAGACAATTTGTTGAGAAATGTTTAGTCACTGCATCTCAAAGGCTCTCAGCGAGGGAGCTTTTGAAGGATCCTTTTCTTCAAATCGATGAATTTGGTTCCGATTTGAGGCCAGAATTCGATGATGTGGGCCCTCTCCTAAGAGAACCTCAGTTTATGCTCCATAACAGTAACAGTTCATTGACGAATGGATATTTCAGTGGCTTTGATCATGAACCTGAGAATGAGAGAGGTTATCAAATGTCTGAGAGTGAACCCAATGGGATTGAACTGTTCACATACCAAGAGGACGACCATTCTGATGATGTAGACATCTCAATcaaggggaggaagagagaagatgaCGAAATCTTTTTGAGGCTTAGAATTGCAGATAAAGAAG GCCGTATTCGAAACATCTATTTCCCTTTCGACATTGAAACAGATACAGCTTTGAGTGTGGCAACAGAAATGGTTGCTGAGTTGGATATTACTGATCAAGATGTGACTAAGATAGCAGATATGATCGATGGGGAGATTGCTTCATTGGTGCCGGAGTGGAAGCTAGGGCCTGGCATAGACGAATGCCCTCTTTTTGTAAGTGCAAGTTCAAGCTTCTGTCACAATTGTGCCTCCAATGGCTCTTCCACTGGTTCCCTTACAGACTATATCTCCATGAATAATCCAGGAGCCAATAACCTGCAACGACTCCAGAGTTCTCTTCATGGGTGTTCTGAAACACATGGTCGGTTCGAGGAGATCACATATCAAGTTGAGGGTTCAGAGCATTATGTAACAGAGGGTGCACTAATCTTATCAAACCATTCCGATGAGACACAGCATGCTGATACCTGGGCTCAACAGGAAGGCCCTGAATTAAGTTTTGAGTCTTCTGGGGAGACCAATTTTGATGTGGAACATGAGCAGGTGGATCAATTATTCTGTTCCAAAGATGAGAGAGTGATAGGCATCGACAATCAAACAGAACTCAATGCAAAGAGTGCCATGGACCGGTTACCAGATCATGgttctattattattttatcagcTTGTGACAGCTTCTCAGATGATTATTACGAGAGTGAGATCAGGCAGGAGATGAGATGGCTCAAAGCGAAGTATCATATGGAATTACGGGAGCTCCGTGATCGACAATTAGCAATTAAGTTAAAAGCTTCATCTTCAAGGTCCGAAAGCAAAGAACACAATATATATAATGCCAAAACTCCGCTACATGGAGAAAACAATGAAGTCAACTTGAAATCTTTGGTCTCTATGGAGAATTTAACTTCATATCTCCCAGTTCATGCCCAGAAAAACTTCTCCAAGTCTGAGATCCAAAGGGCTCGACATTGTGAAGCAAATGATGAATCTTCAAGTCCAGAGTACATGGCCACTTCCAAGAGTTTCTACACAGGGTCTCTTCTTCCACAACCTATTCACAGGACAACATCCCTTCCAGTTGATGCTTTTGATGTTTAA
- the LOC122062964 gene encoding serine/threonine-protein kinase WNK1-like isoform X2 — MNGLPPIEPDYSQFVEVDPTGRYGRYNEILGKGASKTVYRAFDEYEGIEVAWNQVKLYDFLQSPEDLERLYCEIHLLKTLKHKNIMKFYTSWVDTANRNINFVTEMFTSGTLKQYREKHKRVNIRAVKHWCRQILRGLLYLHSHDPPVIHRDLKCDNIFVNGNQGEVKIGDLGLAAILRKSHEAHCVGTPEFMAPEVYEEEYNELVDIYSFGMCILEMVTFEYPYSECTHPAQIYKKVISGKKPDALYKVRDPEVRQFVEKCLVTASQRLSARELLKDPFLQIDEFGSDLRPEFDDVGPLLREPQFMLHNSNSSLTNGYFSGFDHEPENERGYQMSESEPNGIELFTYQEDDHSDDVDISIKGRKREDDEIFLRLRIADKEGRIRNIYFPFDIETDTALSVATEMVAELDITDQDVTKIADMIDGEIASLVPEWKLGPGIDECPLFEPITCNDSRVLFMGVLKHMVGSRRSHIKLRVQSIM; from the exons ATGAATGGGCTTCCACCGATTGAACCAGATTACTCACAATTTGTCGAAGTTGATCCTACTGGAAGATATGGGAGG TACAATGAAATCCTTGGCAAAGGGGCATCGAAGACAGT TTACAGAGCCTTTGATGAGTATGAAGGGATTGAAGTCGCTTGGAACCAggtaaagctttatgatttcctGCAGAGCCCTGAAGATCTTGAGAGGTTGTACTGCGAAATCCATCTCCTTAAGACATTGAAGCACAAGAATATCATGAAGTTCTATACTTCTTGGGTTGATACTGCAAACAGAAACATAAACTTTGTGACTGAGATGTTCACCTCCGGGACTCTTAAGCA GTACCGGGAGAAGCACAAGAGAGTTAACATTAGAGCGGTGAAGCATTGGTGTAGACAGATCTTGAGAGGTCTTCTCTATCTCCACAGCCATGACCCCCCTGTGATTCACAGAGATCTCAAATGTGACAACATCTTTGTCAATGGGAACCAAGGGGAAGTTAAGATTGGCGATCTGGGTCTCGCTGCAATCCTCCGTAAATCACACGAGGCTCACTGTGTTG GCACACCAGAGTTCATGGCACCTGAAGTATATGAAGAGGAGTACAATGAACTGGTTGATATTTATTCTTTCGGGATGTGCATATTGGAGATGGTAACTTTTGAATATCCATACAGTGAATGCACACATCCTGCCCAGATCTACAAGAAAGTTATATCT GGGAAGAAACCAGATGCTTTGTACAAAGTGAGGGATCCTGAAGTGAGACAATTTGTTGAGAAATGTTTAGTCACTGCATCTCAAAGGCTCTCAGCGAGGGAGCTTTTGAAGGATCCTTTTCTTCAAATCGATGAATTTGGTTCCGATTTGAGGCCAGAATTCGATGATGTGGGCCCTCTCCTAAGAGAACCTCAGTTTATGCTCCATAACAGTAACAGTTCATTGACGAATGGATATTTCAGTGGCTTTGATCATGAACCTGAGAATGAGAGAGGTTATCAAATGTCTGAGAGTGAACCCAATGGGATTGAACTGTTCACATACCAAGAGGACGACCATTCTGATGATGTAGACATCTCAATcaaggggaggaagagagaagatgaCGAAATCTTTTTGAGGCTTAGAATTGCAGATAAAGAAG GCCGTATTCGAAACATCTATTTCCCTTTCGACATTGAAACAGATACAGCTTTGAGTGTGGCAACAGAAATGGTTGCTGAGTTGGATATTACTGATCAAGATGTGACTAAGATAGCAGATATGATCGATGGGGAGATTGCTTCATTGGTGCCGGAGTGGAAGCTAGGGCCTGGCATAGACGAATGCCCTCTTTTT GAGCCAATAACCTGCAACGACTCCAGAGTTCTCTTCATGGGTGTTCTGAAACACATGGTCGGTTCGAGGAGATCACATATCAAGTTGAGGGTTCAGAGCATTATGTAA
- the LOC122062958 gene encoding uncharacterized protein LOC122062958, which yields MKLVIDLLVSENQSAFIPSRSINDNILLCNEIVRGFDIKSHGPATLLKIDIHKAFDSLRWDFIISVMAKMGFPYVFVNWIHHCISTPRFSVLVNGSPATNTTSLEVIMHSLQLFESVSGLCVNSRKSLIFLSGVSEPVKASLLALIGFSLVHLPVKYLGLTLIPTRLSAHHYTPMLDLIRKRLQLWKGKLLSFAGRLELIRYVLQAFFIYWSRIYGCPWLPLPRLNLSLPLSFGKVPKAPDSFAL from the exons ATGAAGCTGGTCATTGATCTTCTTGTCAGTGAAAACCAATCGGCATTCATCCCGAGCAGAAGCATTAATGACAATATCCTCCTTTGCAACGAGATTGTGAGAGGCTTTGATATAAAATCACATGGCCCGGCTACCCTTTTGAAGATTGATATCCACAAAGCCTTCGATTCACTTAGATGGGATTTCATTATTTCagtaatggccaagatgggatTTCCCTATGTGTTTGTCAATTGGATTCATCATTGTATCTCTACTCCCCGCTTCTCTGTGCTGGTGAATGGTAGCCCAGCAA CAAACACTACATCCTTGGAGGTTATTATGCATAGCTTACAGCTCTTTGAATCTGTGTCTGGGCTCTGTGTCAACTCGAGGAAGTCTCTCATCTTCCTTTCTGGTGTTTCCGAGCCTGTTAAGGCTTCCTTACTGGCACTGATTGGATTCTCCCTTGTTCATCTGCCGGTTAAGTACTTGGGCCTTACTTTGATTCCAACCAGATTGTCAGCTCACCACTACACTCCTATGCTTGATCTCATCAGGAAGAGGCTTCAATTATGGAAGGGCAAACTTCTATCCTTTGCGGGGCGTCTGGAGCTCATTAGATATGTTCTTCAAGCTTTCTTCATTTATTGGTCAAGGATCTATGGCTGCCCTTGGCTACCATTGCCAAGATTGAATCTATCTTTGCCgctttcctttggaaaggttcCAAAAGCTCCAGATTCCTTCGCCCTCTAA